From Flavobacterium arcticum, the proteins below share one genomic window:
- a CDS encoding OB-fold protein yields the protein MKKRSVKIIAIILVVLAGTFFLLYGYVYKEARNITTEDATYTVLATQLISDYEADLQAANSKYLNKTIAVQGVVTHVADSLITIDSVVFCAFDYKEKINVDDTVTVKGRCIGYDEIFGEVKLDQCSSNE from the coding sequence ATGAAAAAAAGAAGCGTAAAAATTATTGCCATAATACTTGTAGTGCTTGCGGGGACTTTTTTCCTATTATATGGTTATGTGTATAAAGAAGCACGCAATATAACTACAGAAGATGCAACTTATACGGTTTTGGCAACTCAGCTAATATCAGATTATGAAGCCGATTTACAAGCTGCTAATAGTAAGTATCTTAATAAAACGATAGCAGTACAAGGTGTGGTAACCCATGTTGCCGATTCGCTAATAACTATTGACTCGGTAGTGTTTTGTGCTTTTGATTATAAAGAAAAAATTAATGTTGATGACACTGTTACTGTAAAGGGGCGCTGCATTGGCTATGATGAGATTTTTGGCGAAGTAAAACTCGATCAATGCAGTAGTAATGAATAA
- a CDS encoding DUF5777 family beta-barrel protein, with product MKKFILAVCLLGIVTANAQDNLLAELDSTQTVTDNHVTAVFKGLQIVTLQTTKMPAKSEFYFVVSHRFGSVKDGISEFFGLDMATTKIGGVYGVTNWLSVSASRHTMLKVYETGIKYRLARQDDSFPLEIVGYNTIDINTFLEEEDYPKIEFKDRLTYISQLLVSRKLSDRVSVELVPSFIHKNLYNPTIENDNQFSVGAGGRVKLTKRLSLNLEYVYNVDKPDFYVNPLSVGLDLETGGHIFQLLFANSQSMTESGYMTHAAGDWGDGDFFFGFNLYRVF from the coding sequence ATGAAGAAGTTTATACTGGCAGTTTGCCTATTAGGGATTGTAACAGCTAATGCTCAAGATAACCTGCTCGCAGAGCTAGACTCGACACAAACTGTAACAGATAATCACGTAACAGCGGTATTTAAAGGTTTGCAAATAGTGACCTTACAGACTACAAAAATGCCTGCAAAAAGTGAGTTTTACTTTGTAGTCTCGCACCGGTTTGGATCGGTTAAAGACGGGATATCAGAGTTTTTTGGACTCGATATGGCCACTACAAAAATAGGGGGAGTATATGGTGTTACTAATTGGCTTTCTGTAAGTGCATCGCGACATACTATGCTAAAGGTATATGAAACAGGTATAAAATACAGGCTAGCAAGGCAAGACGATAGCTTTCCGCTAGAAATAGTAGGATATAATACAATAGATATAAATACATTTCTTGAAGAGGAAGATTATCCTAAAATAGAATTTAAAGATAGGCTTACCTATATAAGTCAATTATTGGTTTCAAGAAAATTGTCTGATAGGGTCTCTGTAGAGTTAGTTCCGTCTTTCATTCATAAAAACTTGTATAACCCCACGATTGAAAATGATAATCAGTTCTCAGTTGGTGCAGGGGGTAGAGTAAAGCTCACGAAAAGATTGTCGCTTAATTTAGAATATGTGTACAATGTAGATAAACCTGATTTTTATGTAAACCCATTATCTGTAGGGTTAGATTTAGAAACAGGAGGACATATATTTCAATTGCTTTTTGCTAACTCTCAGTCGATGACAGAGAGTGGTTATATGACTCATGCAGCAGGCGACTGGGGCGATGGCGATTTTTTCTTTGGGTTTAATTTATATAGAGTGTTTTAA
- a CDS encoding carboxymuconolactone decarboxylase family protein — MSTTKTNETLKIHTIESAPEKSKALLEKSKKAYGYVPNLHGALAEAPELLEAYQTLHELFANSSFNNDELTVVWQTINVEHECHYCVPAHTAIAKAMKVDDAITEALRNKTQMPSEKLQALHETTLSIVRNRGVISQEEIDTFFKAGYNQRNLLEIILGLSQKVISNYTNHIAETPLDKGFEQFIWKK; from the coding sequence ATGAGTACTACAAAAACAAATGAAACATTAAAAATTCATACTATCGAATCGGCTCCAGAAAAAAGCAAAGCATTATTAGAAAAGTCTAAAAAAGCCTATGGCTATGTACCTAACTTACACGGAGCTCTAGCCGAAGCCCCAGAGTTACTAGAAGCATACCAAACATTGCACGAATTATTTGCAAACTCTTCTTTTAATAATGATGAGCTTACCGTAGTATGGCAAACTATTAATGTAGAACATGAGTGTCATTATTGTGTACCTGCACATACAGCTATTGCCAAAGCAATGAAAGTAGATGATGCTATTACAGAAGCCTTGAGAAACAAAACCCAAATGCCATCAGAAAAACTACAAGCCCTACATGAAACTACATTAAGTATTGTGCGTAACCGTGGCGTTATATCTCAAGAAGAAATCGATACTTTCTTTAAAGCAGGGTATAACCAAAGAAACCTTTTAGAAATCATTCTTGGTTTATCTCAAAAAGTAATAAGTAACTACACTAACCACATTGCCGAAACACCTCTAGACAAAGGGTTTGAACAATTTATCTGGAAAAAATAA
- a CDS encoding TetR/AcrR family transcriptional regulator produces the protein MARKKTYIEEEVIEKAMNLFWRNGYETTSMQMLEKEMGINKFSIYASFGNKNGVFIECLKCYKLKLNQIIKNLKASSGGTDGIKQYFYDFINFSKETGVNKGCLITNTANEIGEGADENVKEILSRFTNEVKQAFADSLQQDKTKSIELIEQQADYLIIAMFGLSSATRVFNKTQLDNYIENIFKNI, from the coding sequence ATGGCAAGAAAAAAAACATATATAGAAGAGGAGGTAATAGAGAAAGCTATGAATTTATTCTGGCGGAATGGTTATGAAACTACCTCTATGCAAATGTTAGAAAAAGAGATGGGAATAAATAAGTTTTCTATCTACGCTAGCTTTGGCAATAAAAATGGTGTGTTTATAGAATGTTTAAAATGTTATAAACTAAAGCTAAACCAAATTATTAAGAACCTAAAAGCTTCTAGTGGTGGTACTGATGGAATAAAACAGTACTTCTATGATTTTATAAATTTTTCGAAAGAAACAGGAGTAAATAAAGGTTGTTTGATAACCAATACAGCAAACGAAATAGGAGAAGGTGCAGATGAGAATGTGAAAGAAATTCTATCACGATTTACTAATGAGGTAAAGCAAGCTTTTGCCGATAGTTTACAGCAAGATAAAACTAAAAGCATAGAACTTATTGAACAACAAGCCGACTATTTAATTATAGCAATGTTTGGTTTATCTTCTGCTACAAGAGTATTTAATAAAACACAACTCGATAACTACATAGAAAATATATTTAAAAATATATAA